A window of Natator depressus isolate rNatDep1 chromosome 3, rNatDep2.hap1, whole genome shotgun sequence genomic DNA:
tccatccttagaggtatttaaggcccggcttgacaaagtcttggctgggatgatttagttggtgttggtcctgctttgagcaggcgattggactagatgacctagtctcttccaaccctaatattctatgattctgtgtgtatTTGAGGTAGAGGGACCTTAAATGTCAAAAACAAAGTACAGGCAGCTTCAGGATTTCAGAGGTTTTTCTGCCTGGTAAAGAGTAATGTTGAGGTCCTTGTAAAAAAGTcgtaaagagaaaaaaagaacgTTACCAGTCAGGAGACTctacttcccttcccttcccatccaTGATCTTGATTATCCCTTTAACCTCTCCAAAATACTGGATACCATGGAGAAGAATATTCCATGGGGCCTTGTGAAGAAGTCTGGGAATCTTCTCTTTGATTTGTGAGGAGATCCAGGAAGCTTTTACCCCTTCCAGTTGAAGGGGTCACCTGCACGAAGTACATAGTCCATAAATTGTGTTTCATAGAACTAGAGCAGTATAGTTGTATGAAACATGCATTTCACCAAGTGTAACTTCATCCACATACCAGAcaatttataaaaccagagagaagtACTCTGCAGATcctacacttttttctttttcctacttTTCTATTTCTCCTatttccttctccctttttttttctccttaaagATAAAAAGCAGGGAAATTAAATGCAAgaaatgtgcatggcagaggggcattgctggcacatacagtgcaaataagtgatggtcacataaacaccaccctataccagaaacctactgaccactatacttacctacatgcctccagcttccatccagcacacatcacacaatccactgtctacagccaagccctaagatacaaccaaatttgctccaacccctcagacagagacaaacacgtaCAAGGTCTTTaacaagcattcttaaaactacaatacccacctggggaagtgaggaaacagattgacagagcgaaatgggtacccagaaatcacctgctacagaacaggcccaaccaggaaaataacagaataccactggccatcacgtacagcccccagctaaaacttctccagcacattatcaacaatctacaacctatcctggaaaacgatgcCTCACTcgcccagaccttgggaggcaggccagtcctcgcttacagacagccgcccaacctgaagcaaatactcaccagcaactacacaccacaccatagaAACACTaccccaggaaccaatccctgtagcaaacctcgttgcctactctgtccccatatctactctagcgacaccatcaaagggcccaaccacatcagccacaccatcagaggctcattcacctgcacgtctactaatgttatatatgccatcatgtgcccgcaatgcccctctgccatgtacattggccaaaccagacattccctacgtaaaagaatagatggacacaaatccgatatcaggaatggtaacaatcttcctggacattctgtaacggatttgaaagtagctatacttgaacaaaaaaacttcagaaacagacttcaaagagaaacagcagaactaacattcatttgcaaatttaacaccattaatttgggcttgaatagggactgggagtggctggctcattacaaaagcagctttgcctctcctggaattgacacctcctcatctattattgggagtggactacatccaccctgatcgaattggccctgtcaacactggttttccacttgtgaggtaactcccttctcttcacgtgTCAGCATATTTATgtttgcatctgtaattttcactccatgcatctgaagaagtggggtttttacccacgaaagcttatgctcaaataaatctgttagtctttaaggtgccaccggactccttgtcctcattttataggtatatgacttttcatttagctgtattaaaatgtctTCTGTTTGACTGGGCCCAGTTTATCAAACAATAAACAATTCAGATCACACTATATGACTgacctgtcctcctcattatttactctTCTGCCaatctttgtatcatctgctaattttaTCCTAACCGACTTTATACTTACTTCtcgatcattgataaaaataatgaatagcaTCAGACCTATGATTCCCGtttgacaattactttttgacaagcttttttgtaggcatcataaCAGAGGAGACTCTTAAGGAAGGATATGCAGGTGGATAATGAAGTGGCTTTGTGAATGTTCATAGGGTGCTCCTCCCAAACATGAGGGGCAGCAAAGGAGGAACAATGGAGGTGTTAAGTTTTCAAACAAGTAAGCAGGCAATGGAGGTTGGCACCGTGGTTGATCAGAAACGAGCACCGGCAGCTCGACagcaaatgagagatgataggtagggtggaGATTGACTGCAACTAGCCTTGAAAAGGAAGACAAGCAGTTTATGTTGGATGTGACAGAGAAGGGGGAAACTAGTGGGAGAATGcagagagaggggtgacatggtcaaagcaacaggctaagaaaatgatctttgcagcagcattctgaatggatatgcaTTATTTGAGAGCAGTATATAGTTGAAAGAGGGAACGTTGTCTGGTAGTTTTAGAAcagcagagagggggaaaggacatccaaattctattcccagctctgccactaacttgtTGAGTGAtccttgaacaagtcactcaCTCTACTTATGCCTtgggttccccatctgtaaaataagcatTATACTTCTTTACAGGGGTGatatgaggataaattcattaacatttggaccctcagatactacagagataGGGGCCATGGAAACACCCAGGAATAaatcttatttattattatttagtccCAACGTGGTGCTCCATACCATTCAATATATAAACATATATCCCCTGCCCTTATTAATACAGGTGGTCAGTTCACTCAACACACCAATTGTTGCTTATGGAGTGGTATGATGCAGCAGCCTTCATCCTGAATATGGAGGTACAAGCCCTGGAAACCACAAATCCTAGGATACAACACACACAGGCCACAAAACACTGCTGTGGAGCCATGCTACCCTCCAGGTCCGtcaccccagccccatggcaccaTATGCCACCTCGGCAGGGCCACTCCACCCATTGGGAACCGCCAGCTCCGGTGTTGCCAGGTCTGGTGAGTTTCCTCGccagccgctgctggagccctgccaccagGCCGGGCTCTCGGCGAGCCCCGCACGCAGGGCCAGGCTCGCAAACGCGCCCCGCATCCGTCACTGGCACCGGCCAGGCCTGCCTCAGGCTCTCCGGGGCTCGGGGCAGGATTTCTGGCCGCCGGGGGTGGGCGGCTCCGCCCGCCACCCCCTTCCCGGCAGCGTCTTCCTGCCCCCGGGCCGCAGGCACCCACGGCCGCTTCCCCTCCGAGCAACTCCCCGGGTACCGCCGAGCCCCCCGGGCTCACACTCACCCGCCAGCGGCGGCCCCAGCAGAGCCCGACGGGCCCCTCTCAGCAGCGCACCGAGACTCCCCCCGGCGGCAGGAAGAGCCGGGTCGGGCGCAGGCGCAGCCCGGCACCCAGGAAGCGCCGGAGCAGAGAGTGCGCAGGACCGAGCCCCAGAGAGAGAGCGGGGGGTGAGAGGCCgcccgggggggctgggaggtttTGGGCTGGGGGTGTTGAGGGGTGGCTGGGGAtgctgggaggtttgggggtggggtggctgggggtacTGAGGGGGGGTGGGAATGCTAGgaggttttggggtggggtggctgggggtgctgaggggtggcgggggggtgctgggaggttttggggtggggtggctgggggtgctgaggggtggttgggggtgctgggaggttttggggtggggtggctgggggtgcTGAGGGGGGGAGTGGGAATGCTAGGAGGTTTTGGgatggggaggctgggggtgctgaggggtggcgggggggtgctgggaggtattggggtggggtggctgggggtttTGAGGGGGGGTGAGTGGGAATGCTAGgaggttttggggtggggtggctggagatactgggaggttttgggggtgggggctggtttTGCAGGTAGTAATTGGGGCTTGTAAACTCTTAAGATATGAAGCAAAGCAGCAGTCCCTGAACATCTGACTGGCTTTATTTTTTACCTGATTTTCGGACTCTACGAGTTTTAACTTCCAGATCTTCACAGCTGGAATTCTGCAAAAATGTCTTGTGTTTGtggtaaaaatggaaaatgttgaccTCATGCTTtagccctcctcctcccacctccttcaAAAAATGTGTCTGTAATTTTACTTAGACAAGATAGGcaagctaatatcttttattgcaccaacttctaattttaattaaattgtaatttaattttaCTTAAGTGACACTTTTTGTaaattttgatttcagtgggactgctcagggTAGTAAGTTAAGCACCTGccaaagtatttgcaggatcaagaccctgtaagaatacaaaaatatatttaatttatgaAGGAAATTTTCTAGGGAATTCAAGATTAAGATGGATGgatattcctttttattttatagcATATGCTTCAATAAAAAAACATCCATTTGTCTTGTGAGCTTGAATGGTTTAAAGAAATGTTGAGATTAGAAAATGTAGGCGTAACTGCCAGGTTAGATGATCTACCAAATGGGTCATCTCCATGGTGATGGTGCAGAAAGTTCAAGATAGTTTTGCCTAAATTCACAAAATCCGAACAAAGTGAGAACATTAACGGGAGCCTAAACTTGATTAAATAGTGAATTGTCTGATGCCTAGTTTTTCAGTGCTTTGGATGCCAATCCTGGCAGAAAAAATGTGGACAAAGAAATTGTAATGCTCTGATGATGTTTAAAACCTCACAAAAGATACAGATTCACCCATTTGTCCTGTGGTATTTATTTAGCCCAAGaagtatttaaaattaaagaGGAGAAGAGCTTTTTGAATTGTAGACAATTTGGGCAACCACGGAAGAAAATTATGCCAAAAATACCAAGTGTGGATATTGAGGAAAAAGAGGGTCAAGTTTAATCTAGACAAGTGCATTATCAGAGCAACTGACAtagtagtcttttttttttcctagctgAGGGTATGAAGTGTAACCCTGCTAAAGTAACAATAGTCCCCAAGGTGAGGCTGCCATAGAACTATACTGAGCAAGAGACGAGATCAAGGATGATAACTGAAACATTCATTTCTACCCCTAGTAATTCCCAAAATATCAAATGATAAAACTACTGTCAGTCCCTCAGTCTAGTAGTGTTTTTTGGCACTTGTCCAATACTGAATATAGCAAACCTGAACCAGTGAATTTATCTCAGCCCGAAAACAGTCTTCTTATTTCAattccattcattttaaaaaggtaaaatgtgCAATAAAATATCTTCATTCGTTATAGGTAAGAGGATCTGAACAGGGTACACATATTAAACATGGAAGAAGAAGACGACGACTATATGTCTGATTCTTTTATTAACGTGCAGTAAGTAGCTTGCCTAAGTAGATCATACACATCTACATCCAGTAACAATACTGATCATTTTGGGGATTTACTCACTGAGTTTTTCCCTAGTGTTTATGAAGAGCCTGTCATCCCTGAATCAACCATTCTGTCAATTTCCAGGTATCtcattaagggccaaatcctcttTTCATTCTCACCCAAGTCACTGGGAGATTTCAATGGGATGATTCAAATGAGTAAAGCAAGCAGTATTTTGGCCAaattgaaaatttaggcctaatttttcaaaagtggctattGATATTGGATGCCGCCATTTAAATATTGGTTGCCATCTtaaagggcctggttttcagagactGGTTGCTCAgtaccttctgaaaatcaggaggaccctttaaggtgtctcaggttgggcaccaaAAATTCAAGGCACCTCAGATCACTAATTACTTCAAAAAAATTGGGCCTCTCCCcctctgtactttttttttttttttttttttttttttttgcatttactaTGCCTCTCCtccaaaatataaattatttgtaTGTGGCTAAGGTGAAAAGTTGAGGAGCACTATATTCCTTACAAGTCTTCACCAGTTCTGTTGTAGAGACATATGTCCAGGTGGAAATGGAAATGAGGCAAGATTAGCTGCCAATGAAACTCTTCTGGTAACTGCCATTTCTCAGCATCAACAGAGTATCCTGAGATCCTAAACAAGAAAGAATTCATCTGAGCTGTATAGTAGTCTAGCAGGCAGGATAAATAACTCTTTCAAAGGATTCTTTCCTTAAGAGCTAATCTTTTAAACTGGTTAGTTATTGTACAGGCAAGAGCATTTCTGTAAGATGCAACCAAACACTTGCATTGAGCTGTATGGGATCCCCTTTGATATGTCAGTTGCATTGCAGAGAAGAGAATGGGAAAAGATAAGTTCTGTAGGGATGGGAGAGCATCCAGATGGAAACACCATTTTGACTGTGTGTTAAAAGTTTACACATAGTCTCTATTTGCAGTTATATTACAGAATAGGTAATACAATTATTGTCATTCTTAAAAGCCATTTAAAGGTTTACTCAAGTGAAGCATGTGTGTTTGCAAGATGTGGTAAAGCTACAAGAATTAGTAGGAGGGATTAAGCAACAAGTAGTGTagctgaaactacttttaacctTTTTTTAGTATAATTGAGTAGGTTTCAGGTTCTCCATTAAATGTCTGACCTTCAGCTGTAGGGAGATTGTTATagaggaaatattttaatttcttttttaaggaAGTTTAATGCACATTATAGTTGACATTTTAGTCATACATCAGAAAAATCAAAGTTATGTTTTCCATGGATTATGAGCAGCCACCATTTTAGAACAAAGTTATTTCTGAGTTTTCAGAGTGAAAAAAATTACAGTAATATTGACCTATTTTCTTAAGGTTTTCACACATTTATAGTTCAAACAGCACAATCAATTCTATTCAAATTCCTATCACAAACAGATAGTATGAATTAGAAGTTTTGGCCCAAAAGATAATTTTTGAGTCCATTACAAGCAAATGAAAAATAGGGTATTAGAATGGAAGTGCAGTGATTCAAAGATATGGAGAAATCAGAGCTTAAGATTTTCAATTTAGGCCTCCCCAGTCTTAAAGTCACTCCCCATTCTCAAGTGGTAGCTATATATTTTCTCTGGagtttggaccttgacaaaaataaatttgatgacgaaatttggaccttgacaaaaaataattgattacccctgCACTAGAGGTTGCTTATCCAAAGCTGATTCTATGTCCTCGCCATTTCATTGTAATGGATTATGCTGCCATTAAACATTTATTGcctcttaataaaaaaaaaaagacaatattAATACTTATTTTTTCCCTTAGACAGGATGTCAGGCCAGGATTGCCAATGGTGAGGCATGTGAAAGAAGCTAttcaaaaagaagaaaagcagagagaaGCTAACCAGAAAAATAGACAAAAGAGCCTaaaagaagaggaaagagagagacgtGACACTGTGTTGAAAAGTGCTTTAGGAAATGAAAACAAAGGCTTTGCTTTGCTCCAAAAGATGGGGTACAAAAGTGGGCAGGCCCTTGGCAAGAGTGGTAAGTTTGTTAACTtctaagaatttagatgtatgcccatttttcaaaatgtgggtTTAAAAGGGTACCGGTTACTAATACCGTTCCACCTATCTCTCGATGAATTAAATGAATACCTCTTTAAGAACTCCTGTCTGTTAGCATAGTTCTTAACTGCCACCTTGGCACAGCAGAAGAAAGCACAGAAGGTGAGAGCAAGCCCTTAAAATCTCTGAAATAAAAAGGGTGAGGGATATGGGGGAATTGGAGGAGAAAGAAACAGTACTGCTACTAACTAAATGGTATTTCAGATGTGGATGATAGTTTACAAGAATCTTACTATCTGTAGCAGGGCATAGCCTTTTGATTTTGGTGTTCCTTCCAGGCAAGTAACTTTTAATATTAAAGAACCTATTTCCAATCGGCACAAATTTACAGCTTGATTCTGGAAAGGGATCTGTGCACATAGACACTAAGTCCTTCTACACAGAGCCCTAGTGAAGCAAAAATATCATCTGGGATCTATCCAGAGTAAATCACTAGGGGATGAATAAATGTTGCACTCTATGAGTGAATAGTGAGGGCATACTGACGCTTAGTTagtgaatgtttgtaaagtgtctgAAGATTCTCATATGAAAGATGCTACAGAAGGGTGCAGtgtattattaatgattattattagtTACTAATATGTTATGCCTATCAAATTAAGCCATCCTTCTTTGGTGCGTAGGGCAGCAGCCTGAATGAAGCACATAGCAACATTACAATTCAACAGAGAAAATAAGGAATGCCTGATCCGCCAGTCCATTGTCAGTGCACCGTGATGCTTGATTTATccatctgttaaaaaaaaaaattaccataaaAACCAATTGTTCAGTGGCAAAATCTTATGTTTACTTGGATCGACTGTGTTTATGATTTGGGGAGAGACCTGACTTCATAAGCTGTCTGCCCTTTTTTCCTACAGGAGAAGGCATTGTTGAGCCTATTCCTCTGAACATTAAAACAGGTGTGTAATATTTACCTCTTATAATTAGTTGGAGTTCACAGTCTCTCAGCTGCTCACAACAGTGTTTTGAACTTAAACAGGCAGAGGTGGGCTTGGTCATGAAGAATTACAAAAGCGGAAAGCAGAAGAAAGGCTAGAAAACTACAGAAAAAAGATTCATATGAAAAAACAAGCAGATGAAGAGGCTGCAGATCAGTTTAggtaaaatgatttattttcatGTTATTGTAAACATTTTCAGGTAATATAAAAAAGGATCCGGGTTTCACACTTATCTTAAAGTGGTACTGGCTGCCTCAGGTTTGACTATCATCAAAATGTCTTATCAATTCTGAATAACATTTGTGTGATGAGTGGGCCCTGAGGAGAGTAATTaccaattattttaaaagaaaaaatggtttgacacaagaaaacaaaaatacataaaTTCCCTCTGCTGTGCCCCTTAATTACTATGAACATTAGCAATGCTCGGGGACAGACAAAATAATGTATATATTGCCATTTGTTAGAGGGTGCAATTTAAAccagaaatctgttttaaaaactatttaaatgtAGCCTCCTCAAGGAAGACACATATGTACATATAACGTTACAATTATGTTCTTAAGCTTCAGCATGGTCCTGTTTAGGATGGCCTTCTCTGATCCTATCAGAGAACTGTATGCTTGTACAAAGGAGCAGAGTTACAAATGTTGTGGGGAACTATGGTGTGTCCAAAATCTCAACTCTTTATGTTACAATAAGTTCTTGCCTATAATATGTGAATTTGTTATCTGCCTGTTGATTGTAGCTAGCTACTTTTTTATTGACAGAATGAGATTCAAAAGCAAACAAGAAGAACGTAAGGTAGAAGGGGACCTTAGAAAAAGCCAGCGGGCCTGTCAGCAATTAGACATACAAAAGGTAAGGCTAATACGCTGCTTTGGGGTGGAAGGATGGTTTATAGTTTAGAGCTGGCTACAAATTCTTCAGTCTTCATGTACAACAATATTATTTCACTTCTTAACAGTTTTGTATAATATGGGGTGTTATTGGACTGAAGTGGCAATGCTTCTCTCCCTGAGATGCCCTGTGTTACCCGGGGACCTcctggtgccaactggcagagggcacagggtgCATAAGGGTTACAG
This region includes:
- the GPATCH11 gene encoding G patch domain-containing protein 11 isoform X1 — protein: MEEEDDDYMSDSFINVQQDVRPGLPMVRHVKEAIQKEEKQREANQKNRQKSLKEEERERRDTVLKSALGNENKGFALLQKMGYKSGQALGKSGEGIVEPIPLNIKTGRGGLGHEELQKRKAEERLENYRKKIHMKKQADEEAADQFRMRFKSKQEERKVEGDLRKSQRACQQLDIQKDIKVPKEIWYWTEPDQEEKDQEEEEKDEYKGSDLSVIEKLQILTAYLREEHLYCIWCGTAYEGSRTSEWSIMGSESILCGQIGNILL
- the GPATCH11 gene encoding G patch domain-containing protein 11 isoform X2 — protein: MEEEDDDYMSDSFINVQQDVRPGLPMVRHVKEAIQKEEKQREANQKNRQKSLKEEERERRDTVLKSALGNENKGFALLQKMGYKSGQALGKSGEGIVEPIPLNIKTGRGGLGHEELQKRKAEERLENYRKKIHMKKQADEEAADQFRMRFKSKQEERKVEGDLRKSQRACQQLDIQKDIKVPKEIWYWTEPDQEEKDQEEEEKDEYKGSDLSVIEKLQILTAYLREEHLYCIWCGTAYEEAADLSSNCPGDSSADHD